The stretch of DNA GATTGGCTTGCGCCAGCGCGGGGGTGGCGGTGAGGGCGAGAGCGAGAAGCAGGGTGCGCATGGTGATCCTCCCTTGAATATTGGGAGGCTACGCCGTGCTTGCTGGCTCTGCGATGAACCGAAAATGTCGCCGGACCGCAAAGCGGCTTCGCGGTCCGGCGCAGTGCAGGGGGTGGTTGCGGGGCGGGATCAGGCGGCTTCGCTCTCGTCGTCGTCTTCGTCCCACGGTTCGAAAACCTCGTCCTCGATCAGATTGTCGACCGCGTGGATGCGCACGCCGATGCACCAGTCCAGAAGCGGGCCTTCCCATGCGGCCTCGACTTCGCTGAGGACTTCGGCGGCGTCAGCGGGGCGATCGCCGACGAGGTCGAAATCCTGCACGCCGTCGTCGGGCGGGGTGATGTAGACATGCGGGTCGAGCCGGATATTCGCCCAGCCCGCGGTGGGGGCGAGACCCTCGACCTCGACGACCAGCAGCGGATTTTCCTCGTCGCCGTCGATCGAGGCGTTCACTTCGACAATTTCGCGTACCAGTTCGCTCATCACATGGCTCCTGTACGAAAAGGGGCGGGACCCGCGAAGGTCCCGCCCCGTTCATACGCAGCGCGTGTGACAGATTGGCGTGAGCTTACTGCTTTTCGAACGCGGCGTGGATTTCGAGTTCGACCGCGTCGCTGACGTAGGGAATGCCCATCGAGACGCCGAAATCGCTGCGCTTGATCGTCGTTTCGGCCTGGAAACCGATGGTTTCCTTCTTGTTCATGCCGACGCCCGCGCCGTGGAAATCGACGTCGAGGGTGACGGGCTTGGTCACGCCGTTGAGCGTGAGGTTGCCGGTGACCTTGGCTTCGTCGCCGTCGCTGCCCGGAACGACGCTGGTCGAAACGAATTTGGCGTCGGCGGGGGCGGCGCCGAAGAAGTCGGGCTTGCCGCCGTCCTTGCCGGCGCGGAGCAGGTGGCTGGTCAGCCCGGCGCTGGCGGTGGTGACCTTTGCCACGGGGATCGTCACGTCGACCTTGGCCGCGGCGAGATTCTTGG from Sphingopyxis sp. CCNWLW2 encodes:
- a CDS encoding YceI family protein, which encodes MRRIVPLAALALAVVATPIVLAQGGSAPGAPDKTRVTAGTYAADPLHTMVVWEVDHLGFSKYTGIFGDVTGTLVIDPKNLAAAKVDVTIPVAKVTTASAGLTSHLLRAGKDGGKPDFFGAAPADAKFVSTSVVPGSDGDEAKVTGNLTLNGVTKPVTLDVDFHGAGVGMNKKETIGFQAETTIKRSDFGVSMGIPYVSDAVELEIHAAFEKQ